One stretch of Pirellulales bacterium DNA includes these proteins:
- a CDS encoding SprT-like domain-containing protein: protein MWKCIAECVCGSAHAAVGRGCEDYVAVNTIGDRILIAACDGVGSARNGREGAKYAARSLIYEAQRRRVFVQRMKTKWGSCNHRAGTIRLNTDLAKKPKECLEYIIAHEMAHLLEPILRSYGESTHRRGIAISGPAQF, encoded by the coding sequence ATGTGGAAATGCATTGCCGAATGCGTTTGCGGATCTGCCCACGCGGCGGTCGGCAGAGGATGCGAGGACTATGTCGCCGTTAATACCATCGGCGACCGCATCCTGATTGCGGCATGCGATGGCGTAGGTTCTGCCCGAAACGGGCGCGAAGGGGCGAAATACGCTGCGCGTTCGTTGATCTACGAAGCGCAGCGTCGTCGAGTCTTCGTGCAGCGTATGAAAACCAAGTGGGGCAGTTGCAACCACCGCGCCGGCACGATCCGCCTGAATACCGACCTGGCCAAGAAACCGAAGGAATGCCTCGAATACATCATCGCCCACGAAATGGCCCACCTGCTTGAACCAATCCTGCGATCCTACGGCGAATCCACGCATCGACGGGGCATTGCGATAAGCGGACCGGCGCAGTTTTGA